In Pseudomonas sp. HR96, the DNA window ATTGAGCCAGGTGCGCCCTTGCCACTGGCTCTCGCCGGCGTGCCAGGCACGCTGGTTTTCATCCACCAGCTGGTAGACGGTGGCACGCTGGTCGCCGATCAGGTAGTGCGAGCTGACCTCACCGTGGGTCAGCAACGCCAGCGAGCGGGCCTCGGAGGCCGAGGTGTAGTGCAGGATGATGTACTGCGCGCGGCTGTCCTGGTTGACCGAAGGATGCTCGTGATTGATTTTCAACCCGGTGGCACAGCCAGCCAGCATCAAGGACAGCAGCAGGGAAACGATAACTCTCATGGACGAACAGCTCGGCGCGGCGGGCAGGAATGCAACATTGTAACATCAAGCGCCGCCCCGCACAGGCATGCGCCGCCATGACGACGGTGCTGATCACCCGGCCTCGATGCGATTGCGGCCGTTATCCTTGGCGCGGTACAACGCCTGATCGGCGCGTTTGAGCACCAGATCACTGTTTTCCCCGACCTTGAACGCAGTGACGCCCATGGAAACGGTGATCGTCACCCGTTGCCCCTTGAAATGAAATGGGCAAGCTGCCACTGCCACGCGCAGGCCTTCAAGCAGCGCGGCGCCCTCCGTCCACTGGGTGGCGGGCATCAGCAGGACGAATTCCTCGCCACCGAAACGGGCAATGAAATCTTCCGGGCGCAGGCGCTTGCGCAGCTGCGTGGCGATGATCTTCAGCACTTTGTCGCCGGCCAGGTGGCCGTAGTTGTCGTTGATCGATTTGAAATGGTCGAGGTCGAGGATGCCCACCAGCAGGCCGCGATCATGGCTGGCTTGGCTGGCGATCTCGTGCTCCAGACGCTCCGACCAGGCGGCGCGATTGGGCAGGCCGGTGAGCGGGTCGATGAGGGCCTTCTGCCGCTGTTCTTCGAGGTGCACGCGGTAGTCCTGCGCCTCGCGCTCCATGCTGACCACACGCTCGGACAGACTCTGCAACCGCGCGGCGATCTCCTGCTCGCGCTGGTCACGCTGTTGCTGGTGGGCGTCCATGGTACCGAGCAGGCCCTCGAGGCGGTGCTCCAATACGGCCTTGAGGCTGTCGACGTCGGCGGCACCGGCCACGCTGCTCTGCAGGCCGCCGACTTGTTCGCGCAGCTGTGTGTCCAGCTCTCGGGCAGCGCTGCGGTTGTCGGCGTGGCCTTCGCTGGCAGCTTGCAGGTTGCCCTGAAAAGCGTCCAGCCGCTCGTTGAGCTGCTGCAGGTAGCTTTCGAACTCGTGCTGGCCGCTGTCGTTGATGGCCAGGGTCAGCACGGCCAGGTCGTCCAGAATCGGCAGCAGTTCGTACCAGTTCAGCCCGTGCTCCAGGCGCAGGCGCATCGAGTCGGCCTGGGGCTGATGGCGCTCAGGCAGGCTGAGGTTGTCGAGCAGCCCCAACAGGGTGTCTTCGATGTGGCTGGCGACCGAGCTGTAGGAGGGCTCGGGCGACTCGGGCAGGGCGTAGAGCACATCGTGCTCGGCATCTTCCGGGTCGATGGCGGCGATTGCCTCAGCCATCACCGGCGGCAGCGGCAGGCTGTCGAGATAGACCGGCGCAGCGGGCCGCGCCGCCGCGACCGGCTCGGCAGGCGCGAGGGCAGGGGGCTCTACAAGTGCGGTGGCGATCGGCTCGGCAGCCTCGGCCGGCTGGGGGGCTGGGGCTGGGGCTGGGGCTGAAGTGTGTTCAGGTG includes these proteins:
- a CDS encoding diguanylate cyclase produces the protein MSEEAERWKEKYLKSLEQQEKLERRFNARVDLLRRGLVRSTLAAEGNDRAVDQCMKEMREVVRTDEMDAKLSALLPRLEKAVLDSEQRRETRGSQIGSALNALVAQLQGLALPREVRGPLKKFAKQVEERAAQSREIPLLLTELSALQSQALTLVEKPAQAARPGLLQRLFGGPDEQPAAAPPADAAIVATAGAADEFDESEAAPGPIAPEPSQPQPAEARPEPVQTLHVAPVPDETPVASAQPLDEPAPPAPEHTSAPAPAPAPQPAEAAEPIATALVEPPALAPAEPVAAARPAAPVYLDSLPLPPVMAEAIAAIDPEDAEHDVLYALPESPEPSYSSVASHIEDTLLGLLDNLSLPERHQPQADSMRLRLEHGLNWYELLPILDDLAVLTLAINDSGQHEFESYLQQLNERLDAFQGNLQAASEGHADNRSAARELDTQLREQVGGLQSSVAGAADVDSLKAVLEHRLEGLLGTMDAHQQQRDQREQEIAARLQSLSERVVSMEREAQDYRVHLEEQRQKALIDPLTGLPNRAAWSERLEHEIASQASHDRGLLVGILDLDHFKSINDNYGHLAGDKVLKIIATQLRKRLRPEDFIARFGGEEFVLLMPATQWTEGAALLEGLRVAVAACPFHFKGQRVTITVSMGVTAFKVGENSDLVLKRADQALYRAKDNGRNRIEAG